From a region of the Flavobacterium sediminilitoris genome:
- a CDS encoding FG-GAP-like repeat-containing protein, whose product MKKKYSLSISLVLMLLLSNTIYSQNIVATSPTMNAINVPVNANLTITFDAVITPVIFVSATVTIMGSQTGRILGTFSGINTNVITFNPNVDFKPGEIISISLKTSTNRVVASFTTEVSPNSAGAFDYGQNVITTNANRAFSVFSADLDGDGDLDVLSASIDDNKIAWYENDGNGNFGAQQIITTSVDEAWGIYAADLDNDGDMDVISASSRDDRIAWYANDGLGNFGSQQNITTRANLVRRIDVSDIDGDGDLDVISTSSNTGHIYWYRNNNNGNSWTEEIVTSSEATGSAIYTTDLDNDGDIDVLAASNGYVIWYENNGLANFSSLQNISTSGYSVAGIYAKDLDGDGYQDVLVAITSVGTVWYKNNGNGTFGSQQIIAPHAIALFSYGVYATDLDGDGDMDVISASSSDDKVAWYANDGTGNFGTQQIITTSADAVRNIYAVDLDGDGDMDILSASGSDNKIAWYKNENNPLSLNNNELKDNVLLYPNPVKSQINIKVANGVIIQKIEIYDLTGRLVKKQNIENSLEIIQIDILNLKQANYNIKITTDKGILTKKLIKI is encoded by the coding sequence ATGAAGAAAAAATACTCATTATCCATTTCATTAGTTTTGATGCTGTTGCTATCAAATACTATTTACTCGCAAAACATTGTGGCTACTTCTCCAACTATGAACGCCATAAATGTACCTGTAAACGCTAATTTAACTATTACTTTTGATGCCGTTATTACACCTGTAATATTTGTTTCTGCAACTGTTACAATAATGGGATCTCAAACAGGTAGAATTTTGGGAACTTTCTCAGGAATAAATACAAACGTAATCACTTTTAATCCAAATGTAGATTTTAAACCAGGAGAAATTATTAGCATCTCTTTAAAAACTAGTACAAATAGAGTAGTAGCTAGTTTTACAACTGAGGTAAGCCCGAATAGTGCAGGAGCTTTTGATTATGGACAAAATGTAATTACTACTAATGCAAATAGAGCTTTTTCTGTGTTCTCTGCTGATTTAGATGGCGATGGAGATTTAGATGTGCTATCGGCTTCTATAGATGATAATAAAATTGCTTGGTATGAAAATGACGGAAATGGAAACTTTGGAGCCCAACAGATTATTACCACAAGTGTAGATGAGGCTTGGGGCATTTACGCTGCCGATTTAGACAATGATGGCGATATGGATGTTATATCTGCTTCGTCAAGAGACGATCGTATTGCTTGGTATGCCAATGATGGTTTGGGAAATTTTGGATCTCAACAAAATATAACAACCCGAGCTAATTTAGTAAGGAGAATCGATGTTTCAGATATAGATGGCGATGGCGATTTAGATGTAATTTCAACATCTTCTAATACAGGACATATTTATTGGTATAGAAATAACAATAATGGTAACTCTTGGACAGAAGAAATTGTTACAAGTTCGGAGGCTACTGGAAGTGCAATATATACAACAGATTTGGATAATGATGGTGATATAGATGTACTAGCTGCTTCAAATGGCTATGTTATTTGGTATGAAAATAATGGATTGGCAAACTTTAGTTCTCTTCAAAATATAAGTACATCTGGCTATAGTGTAGCAGGTATATATGCAAAAGATTTAGATGGCGATGGCTATCAGGATGTATTGGTTGCAATAACTAGCGTTGGAACAGTTTGGTACAAAAATAATGGGAATGGAACATTTGGTTCCCAACAAATTATTGCACCTCATGCGATAGCTCTTTTCTCATACGGTGTTTATGCTACTGATTTAGATGGTGATGGTGATATGGATGTAATTTCAGCCTCATCAAGTGATGATAAAGTGGCTTGGTATGCAAATGATGGAACGGGTAATTTTGGTACTCAGCAAATTATAACAACTAGTGCAGATGCAGTTCGAAACATTTATGCCGTAGATTTAGATGGAGATGGAGATATGGATATACTCTCGGCATCTGGTAGTGATAACAAGATTGCTTGGTATAAAAATGAAAATAACCCTTTAAGTTTAAATAATAATGAGCTTAAAGATAATGTGCTACTGTATCCTAATCCAGTTAAAAGCCAGATAAACATTAAAGTTGCAAATGGAGTTATTATTCAAAAAATAGAAATCTATGATCTTACTGGACGCTTAGTAAAGAAACAAAATATAGAAAATAGTTTGGAAATAATTCAGATTGATATTTTAAACTTAAAACAGGCTAATTATAATATTAAAATAACAACAGATAAAGGAATATTAACCAAAAAGCTTATTAAAATATAA
- a CDS encoding PKD domain-containing protein — protein sequence MSIKTTLTAVFFFFWGIVILQAQTITPLGVINTSGTTANLTIGNGDNTSSGNSYSGRPGNDVYFSFSTNEEMALAIILNRETIGTETSMYLLDANNNLVVSTTTTRLASTLPIGNYTLILDADVGNTGTFKVTMNPVIAKFSASPLVGNSTPYTVFFTDHSVFPDTWLWDFGDGGTSTAQNPIHTYTSFGAYTVKLTIHDTNVGINHVINKVSYIKISAPVADIGGPASGYFGCAPLSVNFIDASVDNGAPIISWLWDFGDGTTSTDQNPSHTYDTTGNYTVSLTVTDSFGNTDTDVFTNMVQAIGAKPNFQANQTLIQPNTSVTFTDSTIFGAPATGWLWDFGDGSPTSTAQNPSHTYTTSGNYTVSLTVSDLDGCSRTLTKAAYIKVLGCPESVTVNNNAGQCEANVVLPDFEGFSNGNAIQLDGTNDHIMASLPTIFNSIGTNNFTIEMWANRTSSSTSRLFFAQFDSNNFVTILINSLGVPYIFIRDNSIFYSVNTANSIPLNQWTHLAFKWNATSKTITVLINGVELQNTASGGSSTFGDNNRMTIGSRTDSAQFFKGKIDEVRIWNQERSNADIAASMNICVSETDANLVAYYHLDEDSGSTIVNDATGNGYTGTLINSDTTTAWADGIVSCNGYVTNDFTNTNNASGVYPIGNTTVTWTATNTMGNTATCTQLVTVVDNENPVITCPAAITINTDAGECTSTASIGTATATDNCGVPTVSNDAPSSFPIGDTTVTWTATDATGNTATCTQLVTVVDNENPVITCPVAITINTDAGECTSTASIGTATATDNCGVPTVSNDAPSSFPIGDTTVTWTATDVTGNTATCTQLVTVVDNENPVITCPVAITINTDAGECTSTASIGTATATDNCGVPTVSNDAPSSFPIGDTTVTWTATDVTGNTATCTQLVTVVDNENPVITCPVAITINTDAGECTSTASIGTATATDNCGVPTVSNDAPSSFPIGDTTVTWTATDATGNTATCTQVITVTDIALPTTIAQDITISLDTSGNASITPLMIDNGSNDNCTIASLTLDRTTFNCSDVGTPVLVTLTAIDASGNTSSANAFVTVEDNESPVVITQNISVELNSSGTVTITPEMINNGSYDACGIANMALSITTFNCPILNEDQLVTLIITDVNGNSNTATAYVSFTGSDLDLDNIADSCDTELNPDVTPILGISPNNDGENDTWVIENITNFPKAKIEVFDRNGVAVYNATNYQNNWAGNRNGSGELVPVGSYYFSINIFGDGSLFIKGWLYINY from the coding sequence ATGAGTATAAAAACTACTTTAACCGCAGTATTCTTTTTCTTTTGGGGAATTGTAATACTACAAGCCCAAACCATTACGCCTCTAGGAGTTATTAATACTAGCGGTACTACTGCTAATTTAACAATAGGAAATGGTGATAATACCAGTTCAGGGAATTCATACTCTGGTAGACCAGGAAATGATGTTTACTTCTCATTTTCAACAAATGAAGAAATGGCATTAGCAATCATTTTAAATAGAGAAACTATAGGAACAGAAACGAGTATGTATTTATTAGATGCTAACAATAATCTAGTAGTAAGTACAACCACAACTCGATTAGCCTCAACCTTACCCATAGGAAATTATACTTTGATTTTAGATGCTGATGTTGGAAATACGGGTACTTTTAAAGTTACAATGAATCCTGTTATTGCAAAATTTAGTGCAAGCCCATTAGTAGGTAATTCAACACCGTATACTGTTTTTTTTACAGATCATTCTGTTTTTCCTGATACTTGGCTGTGGGATTTTGGAGACGGAGGCACTTCCACAGCTCAAAATCCAATTCATACTTATACTAGTTTTGGTGCATATACAGTAAAATTAACGATACACGATACAAATGTTGGAATCAATCATGTTATCAACAAGGTGTCATACATTAAAATTTCTGCTCCAGTAGCTGATATTGGAGGGCCAGCATCAGGGTATTTTGGTTGTGCACCTTTATCTGTCAATTTTATTGATGCATCTGTGGATAATGGAGCACCTATTATTAGTTGGCTATGGGATTTTGGAGATGGTACGACTTCTACTGATCAAAACCCTTCACACACTTACGATACTACAGGTAACTATACTGTTTCTTTAACCGTTACAGATAGTTTTGGTAATACTGATACGGATGTATTTACAAATATGGTACAAGCTATTGGAGCTAAGCCTAATTTTCAAGCTAATCAAACACTAATACAGCCAAATACAAGTGTTACTTTTACTGATTCAACTATTTTTGGGGCTCCAGCTACTGGTTGGCTATGGGATTTTGGAGATGGAAGTCCAACTTCAACTGCACAAAACCCTTCTCATACATATACTACTTCAGGAAATTATACAGTTAGTTTAACGGTATCAGATCTTGATGGTTGTTCTAGAACACTTACTAAAGCAGCTTATATTAAGGTTTTAGGTTGCCCAGAAAGTGTAACAGTAAATAATAATGCTGGGCAATGTGAAGCCAATGTAGTACTTCCAGATTTTGAAGGTTTCAGTAATGGAAATGCTATTCAACTGGATGGAACAAATGACCATATTATGGCTTCACTTCCTACTATATTTAATTCTATTGGTACAAATAATTTTACTATTGAAATGTGGGCTAATAGAACATCATCTTCTACCAGTAGATTGTTTTTTGCACAATTTGATTCGAATAATTTTGTAACTATATTAATAAACTCATTAGGTGTACCTTATATTTTTATAAGGGATAATTCCATTTTTTATAGTGTAAATACTGCAAATAGTATCCCTTTGAATCAATGGACACATTTAGCTTTTAAATGGAATGCAACTTCAAAAACAATTACTGTTCTTATTAATGGTGTTGAACTACAAAATACTGCTAGTGGTGGTTCAAGTACTTTTGGAGATAATAATCGTATGACTATTGGTTCTAGAACGGATAGTGCTCAATTTTTTAAAGGTAAAATAGATGAGGTACGAATTTGGAATCAAGAAAGAAGTAATGCAGATATTGCGGCTTCAATGAATATTTGTGTTTCAGAAACAGATGCTAATTTAGTAGCTTACTATCATTTAGATGAAGACTCTGGAAGTACTATTGTAAATGATGCAACTGGGAATGGTTATACAGGTACTTTAATCAATAGTGACACAACTACAGCTTGGGCTGATGGAATTGTTTCTTGTAACGGATATGTTACTAACGATTTTACAAACACAAATAATGCATCGGGAGTTTATCCAATAGGAAATACTACAGTAACATGGACTGCAACCAATACTATGGGAAACACAGCTACTTGTACACAATTAGTAACTGTTGTAGATAATGAAAATCCAGTGATTACTTGCCCAGCAGCTATTACAATAAACACAGATGCAGGAGAATGTACATCAACAGCTTCAATAGGTACTGCAACTGCAACCGATAATTGTGGAGTACCAACAGTAAGTAATGATGCTCCATCTTCTTTTCCAATAGGAGATACTACAGTAACCTGGACAGCAACCGATGCTACAGGAAACACAGCTACTTGTACGCAATTAGTAACTGTTGTAGATAATGAAAATCCAGTGATTACTTGTCCAGTAGCTATTACAATAAACACAGATGCAGGAGAATGTACATCAACAGCTTCAATAGGTACTGCAACTGCAACCGATAATTGTGGAGTACCAACAGTAAGTAATGATGCTCCATCTTCTTTTCCAATAGGAGATACTACAGTAACTTGGACAGCAACCGATGTTACAGGAAACACAGCTACTTGTACGCAATTAGTAACTGTTGTAGATAATGAAAATCCAGTGATTACTTGCCCAGTAGCTATTACAATAAACACAGATGCAGGAGAATGTACATCAACAGCTTCAATAGGCACTGCAACTGCAACCGATAACTGCGGAGTCCCAACAGTAAGTAATGATGCTCCATCTTCTTTTCCAATAGGAGATACTACAGTAACTTGGACAGCAACCGATGTTACAGGAAACACAGCTACTTGTACGCAATTAGTAACTGTTGTAGATAATGAAAATCCAGTGATTACTTGCCCAGTAGCTATTACAATAAACACAGATGCAGGAGAATGTACATCAACAGCTTCAATAGGCACTGCAACTGCAACCGATAACTGCGGAGTACCAACAGTAAGTAATGATGCTCCATCTTCTTTTCCAATAGGAGATACTACAGTAACCTGGACAGCAACCGATGCTACAGGAAACACAGCTACTTGTACACAAGTGATTACAGTTACAGATATAGCACTTCCTACAACAATTGCTCAAGATATAACTATTTCATTAGACACTTCGGGAAATGCAAGTATAACACCATTAATGATAGATAATGGAAGTAATGATAATTGTACAATAGCTTCGTTAACTTTAGATAGAACCACTTTTAACTGTTCAGATGTTGGAACTCCAGTTTTAGTAACACTTACAGCAATTGATGCCAGTGGAAATACGAGTAGTGCAAATGCATTTGTAACAGTAGAAGATAATGAAAGTCCAGTAGTAATTACCCAAAATATTAGTGTAGAGCTTAACAGTTCTGGAACTGTTACAATTACTCCTGAAATGATTAACAATGGAAGTTATGATGCTTGTGGTATTGCAAACATGGCATTAAGTATAACTACTTTTAATTGTCCAATACTTAATGAAGATCAGTTAGTTACATTAATAATTACGGATGTTAATGGGAATAGTAATACCGCTACTGCTTATGTGTCGTTTACTGGTTCCGATTTAGATTTAGATAATATTGCAGATTCTTGTGATACGGAATTAAATCCAGATGTTACACCAATTTTAGGTATTTCACCAAATAACGATGGAGAGAATGACACTTGGGTTATTGAAAATATTACCAATTTTCCAAAAGCAAAAATAGAAGTTTTCGACAGAAATGGTGTTGCTGTTTACAATGCTACTAATTATCAGAATAATTGGGCAGGAAATAGAAATGGATCAGGAGAATTAGTGCCAGTAGGTTCTTACTATTTTAGCATTAATATTTTTGGAGATGGATCCTTATTCATTAAAGGATGGTTATACATTAATTACTAA
- a CDS encoding phosphotransferase: MTAFPVTSSTLSAKELGLFIIEKYNLNKNGSCELFRTGINHTYFITENEIKYVARVYSYKWRSKSEILAEINVLNVLKEHAINISYPIADKKGEYIQEINAPEGTRYLVLFSFAEGNKVRFINNETCFSIGSIMASIHTKMFDKEINRIHYNLETLLELPYEYAKPFFSETLEEMKFIKKQSIEIKDYFDLNELKNIPKGVVHMDIWYDNMSITTQNEVTIFDFDFCGNGYLIFDVAYFCKQLFHIETDKKEYESKMKSFLNGYESIRKLTKEEMLLIPKAGAAIWIFYLGVQSQRFDWSNIFLSENYLKMYIGKMKSWIEYHES; encoded by the coding sequence ATGACTGCATTTCCTGTTACATCTTCTACTCTTTCGGCAAAAGAATTAGGCTTATTCATCATAGAAAAATACAATCTAAATAAAAACGGCTCTTGTGAGTTGTTTAGAACAGGAATTAATCATACTTATTTTATTACGGAAAATGAAATAAAATATGTTGCACGCGTTTATAGCTACAAGTGGCGTTCTAAATCGGAAATTCTTGCAGAAATTAACGTATTAAATGTATTAAAAGAGCATGCTATCAACATTTCTTATCCTATTGCAGATAAAAAGGGAGAGTATATTCAAGAAATAAATGCGCCTGAAGGAACTCGATATCTTGTTCTTTTTTCCTTTGCAGAGGGAAATAAGGTTAGGTTTATAAATAACGAAACTTGTTTTTCTATTGGTTCAATTATGGCAAGTATTCATACTAAAATGTTTGACAAAGAAATTAACCGAATACATTATAATTTAGAAACACTACTTGAGCTTCCTTATGAATATGCAAAACCTTTCTTTTCTGAAACATTAGAGGAAATGAAATTTATAAAAAAGCAAAGTATAGAAATTAAAGACTATTTTGATTTGAACGAATTAAAAAATATCCCAAAAGGAGTTGTTCACATGGATATTTGGTATGATAATATGAGTATTACAACGCAAAATGAGGTTACCATATTTGATTTTGATTTTTGTGGAAATGGTTATTTAATTTTTGATGTTGCTTATTTTTGCAAACAGCTATTTCATATTGAAACTGATAAAAAGGAATATGAATCTAAAATGAAGTCTTTTTTAAATGGATATGAGAGTATTAGAAAACTAACTAAAGAAGAAATGCTATTAATTCCTAAAGCTGGTGCTGCTATTTGGATTTTCTATCTTGGCGTTCAATCTCAACGATTTGACTGGTCGAATATTTTTTTATCTGAAAATTATTTAAAAATGTATATTGGTAAAATGAAATCTTGGATTGAATATCATGAGTCTTAA
- a CDS encoding Fic family protein, translating into MKLEKQPYTKLNIEYLQKVWKGEFRDFIIKSDEKYYYWDDLKYRKDAPFDSQIENWTLLKTYRTSKYEKIKFGNYTFNYFISEYISKNLHDFDLKLIGGLQQNPILPSDRIEFFKSSLLEEAVASSQVEGAATTTEVARDMLKSGRNPRNESEQMIFNNLRAIEYISEFVNASIDFKIIIELHKIMTANTDAEKYSGDFREGEVYVTDHVDGEIAHIPPDWNEVKSLMGELCEFINDDEKFIHPIIKASIIHFMIGYIHPFKDGNGRTARALFYWYLLKKGYTLVKNISISRVILESRTQYDKAFLKTEYDENDLNYFITYSIKNIRIAFEKLIQYRDKKLDERKKANLVSYELLNKGLNKRQADLIGFLYLKEKNNVTVNSYSEKHEIVRQTASKDINELIKLGLIDEDKSNKPFKYAIKNKKAIDDYLK; encoded by the coding sequence ATGAAACTTGAAAAACAACCATATACCAAATTAAATATTGAGTACTTACAAAAAGTTTGGAAGGGAGAATTTAGAGATTTCATTATAAAATCTGATGAAAAATATTATTATTGGGACGATTTAAAATACAGAAAAGATGCTCCATTTGATAGTCAAATAGAAAATTGGACATTACTTAAGACATACAGAACTTCAAAATATGAAAAAATAAAATTTGGAAACTATACATTCAATTATTTTATTTCCGAATATATTTCTAAAAACCTGCATGATTTTGATTTAAAATTAATAGGAGGACTTCAGCAGAATCCTATCCTACCGTCAGATAGAATAGAATTTTTTAAAAGTTCATTGCTTGAAGAAGCAGTAGCATCCTCGCAAGTTGAAGGAGCAGCAACAACTACAGAAGTAGCTAGAGATATGCTTAAATCTGGTCGAAATCCAAGAAATGAATCAGAACAAATGATATTCAATAACTTAAGAGCTATTGAATACATAAGCGAATTCGTAAATGCTAGTATTGACTTTAAAATAATTATTGAACTTCATAAAATCATGACTGCTAATACAGATGCGGAAAAGTATTCTGGTGATTTTCGAGAAGGGGAAGTATATGTAACTGATCATGTTGATGGAGAAATTGCCCATATTCCACCAGATTGGAATGAAGTAAAATCATTAATGGGAGAGTTATGCGAATTTATTAATGATGATGAAAAGTTTATTCATCCTATTATTAAAGCTTCAATTATTCATTTTATGATTGGATATATTCATCCATTTAAAGATGGTAATGGAAGAACAGCAAGAGCATTATTCTATTGGTATTTATTAAAAAAAGGCTACACATTAGTTAAAAATATTTCCATTTCAAGAGTAATACTAGAATCTAGAACTCAATATGACAAAGCTTTTCTTAAAACTGAATATGATGAAAATGATTTAAACTATTTTATTACTTACTCAATAAAAAATATTAGAATAGCATTTGAAAAATTAATACAATATAGAGATAAAAAATTAGATGAGAGAAAAAAAGCAAACCTTGTTTCATATGAATTACTTAACAAAGGACTAAATAAAAGACAAGCTGATCTAATTGGTTTTTTATACTTAAAAGAAAAAAACAATGTCACAGTGAATTCCTATAGTGAAAAACATGAAATTGTAAGACAGACAGCAAGTAAGGATATAAATGAACTTATAAAACTAGGATTAATTGATGAAGATAAATCTAATAAACCATTTAAATACGCCATTAAAAATAAGAAAGCAATTGATGATTATTTAAAATAA
- a CDS encoding DinB family protein produces MTRNITIASRLREVLLNGHWIANTNYKEQIQNINWEQATQKVANLNTIAALTYHINYYLEGLLNAFKNGKLEISDKYSFDLPPIIAEADWNKLVADFLNNSEKFANKVELMDDSYFDQPFIDEKYGTFLRNIEGVIEHSYYHLGQISLIKKMQTKN; encoded by the coding sequence ATGACAAGAAATATAACAATTGCAAGCCGACTAAGAGAAGTTTTACTCAATGGACATTGGATTGCAAACACCAACTATAAAGAACAAATACAAAATATTAATTGGGAGCAAGCAACCCAAAAAGTAGCCAACCTAAATACTATAGCAGCTCTGACTTATCATATAAACTATTATTTGGAAGGACTATTAAACGCTTTTAAAAATGGAAAACTTGAAATTAGCGACAAGTATAGTTTTGACCTTCCGCCAATTATAGCAGAAGCTGATTGGAATAAATTAGTTGCTGACTTTTTGAACAATTCTGAAAAGTTTGCGAACAAAGTTGAGCTAATGGACGACAGTTATTTTGACCAACCGTTTATTGATGAAAAGTATGGGACATTTTTACGAAATATTGAAGGTGTAATTGAACATAGCTATTATCATTTGGGACAAATTTCTTTGATAAAGAAAATGCAAACTAAGAATTGA
- a CDS encoding PorP/SprF family type IX secretion system membrane protein codes for MKLYKIFFSILFLFITSSNAVAQVEPNYSLYRYTTNFFNPAAFGVDEKVTIKTNFRSQFLGIDNAPETQSISLGVPIKDKMNLGAIVIADKVFIERTTSLFATFSYKIQVGEATDLLFGIQAGGTFVNIDFERLGLPVDPFLSQNANYFNPNIGAGFYLKNEKYFASLSVPRLFETDRVADKNGIVTQANNKAQLYVSGGYHFNISNDIKFIPSTLVRLSEEEIITDATGTFEFFKKFDVGVNYRLDRAIGGLLYITVKNRLKLGYAYESNLSDINKYDNGTHEFGLSFEF; via the coding sequence ATGAAACTATATAAAATATTTTTTTCGATATTATTCCTTTTCATCACGTCATCAAACGCAGTGGCACAGGTAGAACCAAATTATTCCCTGTATCGTTATACAACCAATTTTTTTAATCCAGCAGCTTTTGGTGTTGATGAGAAAGTGACAATAAAAACCAATTTTAGAAGCCAATTTCTAGGTATTGATAACGCTCCAGAAACACAAAGTATCAGTTTAGGAGTTCCAATAAAGGATAAAATGAATTTAGGAGCTATTGTAATAGCAGATAAAGTTTTTATTGAACGAACTACTTCTTTGTTTGCCACTTTTTCATACAAAATACAAGTAGGAGAAGCAACCGATTTATTATTTGGAATTCAAGCAGGAGGAACATTTGTAAATATTGATTTTGAGAGGCTCGGTTTACCAGTAGATCCTTTTCTTTCTCAAAATGCCAATTATTTTAACCCAAACATAGGTGCTGGTTTTTACTTAAAAAACGAAAAATATTTTGCATCATTATCTGTTCCTAGACTTTTTGAAACAGATCGTGTAGCAGATAAAAATGGAATAGTAACCCAAGCTAATAATAAAGCACAACTCTATGTAAGTGGAGGATATCATTTTAATATATCAAATGACATTAAGTTTATCCCGTCTACTTTAGTGCGTTTATCAGAGGAAGAAATAATCACAGATGCTACAGGGACTTTCGAATTCTTTAAAAAATTTGATGTAGGTGTAAATTATAGATTAGATAGAGCTATAGGCGGACTTTTATACATAACGGTAAAAAACCGACTTAAATTAGGTTACGCTTATGAATCTAACCTAAGTGATATAAATAAATATGATAACGGAACACATGAGTTTGGATTGAGCTTTGAATTTTAA